From the Lathyrus oleraceus cultivar Zhongwan6 chromosome 4, CAAS_Psat_ZW6_1.0, whole genome shotgun sequence genome, one window contains:
- the LOC127135916 gene encoding uncharacterized protein LOC127135916 has protein sequence MATVSNDRIPTNLLILDSKNYDKWAKQMRVLFGYQEVLEIVVNGVTQLGAETTDIQRATHKEEKKKNYKALFLIHSCVDNDNFEKVGDCESAKQAWEILEKAYVGAVKAKVVRLQTYKRQFELTQMEDKETINDYITCITQLVNQIKSCGETILEQNVVSKVLHSLTPRFDNIVVAIEESKDLTTLSKDELQSSLEAHEQRMDERGADKAKTSKDSGHSNGFKKRDVSKVQCYKCRKFGHFANSCRGKSNENHNNEAKVAREEVDDEDTLLVMITEGSYGITDVPTVVTVCGITVVPFRKIARKCIRIEMRWLPFVMESKGEMSGTWIPVAQHI, from the exons ATGGCAACCGTTTCCAATGATCGAATTCCTACCAATCTCCTGATTCTTGATTCAAAGAACTATGATAAATGGGCAAAACAAATGAGGGTTTTGTTTGGTTATCAAGAGGTGCTTGAGATCGTCGTCAATGGAGTTACGCAATTAGGGGCAGAGACTACCGACATTCAAAGAGCTACAcacaaagaagagaagaagaagaattacAAAGCCCTATTCTTGATTCATTCTTGTGTTGATAACGACAATTTCGAGAAGGTTGGCGATTGTGAATCGGCGAAGCAAGCATGGGAAATCTTGGAGAAAGCATATGTCGGTGCCGTCAAAGCGAAGGTTGTAAGGTTACAAACTTACAAGCGACAATTCGAGTTAACACAAATGGAAGATAAAGAAACGATCAACGACTACATTACGTGCATTACCCAGTTAgttaatcaaatcaaatcttGTGGGGAAACGATTCTTGAGCAGAATGTTGTATCGAAAGTATTGCATTCGTTAACGCCGCGTTTCGACAACATAGTTGTGGCTATTGAAGAATCAAAGGATCTAACAACTTTGAGCAAGGATGAATTGCAAAGTTCGTTAGAGGCACATGAACAAAGGATGGATGAGAGAGGCGCCGACAAAGCCAAAAC CTCCAAGGATAGTGGTCATAGCAATGGTTTCAAGAAGCGTGATGTGAGTAAGGTTCAATGCTACAAGTGCAGAAAGTTTGGACACTTTGCAAATTCGTGTCGTGGTAAATCGAACGAGAATCACAATAATGAAGCCAAGGTTGCTAGGGAAGAGGTAGATGATGAGGACACACTTCTAGTAATGATCACGGAGGGGAGTTATGGCATTACGGATGTTCCTACTGTAGTGACAGTTTGCGGGATAACAGTTGTACCGTTCCGGAAAATAGCAAGAAAATGCATTCGGATCGAAATGCGTTGGTTACCGTTCGTGATGGAGTCCAAGGGAGAGATGAGTGGTACTTGGATTCCGGTTGCTCAACACATATGA